One part of the Solanum dulcamara chromosome 3, daSolDulc1.2, whole genome shotgun sequence genome encodes these proteins:
- the LOC129883628 gene encoding uncharacterized protein LOC129883628, translating into MVSKFLKKHIFTCIGTPKAIISDGESHFTNQTVKNLLTKFGVRHKVATVYHPQTIGQVEVSNREVKQILQKTVNAQWKDWAEKLDEALWAYRTALAGWKRLHQLHELEEFRLHAYKNAKLYKEKTKRWHDKHIITHTFEPGQKVLFFNSRLKLFSGKLQFKWSGPFEVVRMTPHGGVEMWNAIKTSTFLVNGQRVKHYFGKDVDR; encoded by the exons ATGGTAAGCAAGTTCCTAAAGAAGCACATCTTTACTTGTATTGGAACTCCCAAGGCAATTATAAGTGATGGAGAATCACATTTTACCAATCAAACAGTGAAGAACCTATTGACTAAATTTGGGGTACGCCACAAGGTGGCCACAGTTTATCATCCACAAACCATTGGACAGGTAGAAGTCTCTAATAGGGAAGTTAAGCAAATTCTGCAAAAGACTGTCAATGCACAATGGAAGGATTGGGCAGAAAAGCTAGATGAGGCATTATGGGCATATAGAACTGC GCTAGCAGGATGGAAGAGGTTACATCAGTTGCATGAGTTAGAAGAATTTAGGCTCCACGCCTATAAAAACGCCAAGCTTTACAAGGAGAAAACCAAGCGATGGCATGATAAGCACATCATCACTCATACTTTTGAACCAGGACAAAAGGTACTCTTCTTTAACTCTAGACTTAAGCTTTTTTCAGGAAAGTTGCAGTTCAAATGGAGTGGACCTTTCGAAGTTGTGCGTATGACACCACATGGAGGTGTAGAAATGTGGAATGCAATAAAGACGTCCACATTTTTGGTTAATGGACAAAGGGTTAAGCATTACTTTGGGAAGGATGTTGATCGTTAG